The Mytilus galloprovincialis chromosome 7, xbMytGall1.hap1.1, whole genome shotgun sequence genome has a window encoding:
- the LOC143083997 gene encoding uncharacterized protein LOC143083997, whose translation MLYLSNRVNTLKQRVEEENLERRKTIWKEPDNHTLDDFPLLDEEDLRNITCGVYQLKLSTSYIQEHLEGNCQILINKEDEHLIRVKLQSRHVSSKTYILWIEYTSAEITAWYCKCRAGARVVGVCAHIASILWYLGYARHNQDISYGVQNWGAYLEDAASIPQAIDESDSEESVVEE comes from the coding sequence ATGCTCTATCTGTCGAACAGAGTAAATACACTGAAACAGAGGGTAGAAGAAGAAAATTTGGAGAGGCGTAAGACAATTTGGAAAGAGCCAGATAATCATACTTTAGACGATTTTCCACTTCTTGATGAAGAAGATCTGAGAAACATAACGTGCGGTGTCTATCAACTAAAACTTAGCACAAGCTACATTCAGGAACACTTAGAAGGCAATTGTCAAATTCTTATAAATAAAGAGGATGAACATTTGATACGCGTGAAACTTCAGAGCCGTCATGTCTCTTCAAAAACCTACATCTTGTGGATAGAATACACATCTGCTGAAATTACTGCATGGTACTGTAAATGCAGAGCAGGAGCACGTGTTGTGGGAGTATGTGCCCATATTGCATCAATACTCTGGTATCTTGGTTATGCAAGGCATAATCAGGATATATCTTATGGAGTCCAGAATTGGGGAGCATATCTAGAAGATGCAGCATCAATTCCACAAGCCATAGACGAAAGTGACAGTGAGGAGAGTGTCGTTGAAGAATAG